The following are from one region of the Pseudodesulfovibrio piezophilus C1TLV30 genome:
- a CDS encoding glycosyltransferase family 4 protein, which produces MKIVYISSSFLPSSTANSVHVMRMCDAFVSNGHEVLLLARKPSKADEVACSDIYEFYGVKSRFPIEFYWYNESRQSRCRHLGGTVASAASIAFKLFRSRPDLVFGRDPYGCHVAATLGYPVIYETHWVLHSDSIIDRYIMNRLANHKNIKRFVVISEALATQVVKGDHPVSREKLLVAPDGADIVQDDRLPEFWPGRRSALQVGYVGGLYRGRGISMMLEMARRLPDYDFHFVGGSQDDIAKHTVRGMKNVFFHGYVAPGEVYSYRNKCDILLAPYQKKVSVAGGLGDTSGVMSPLKVFEYMSSGRAMLVSDMPVLHEVLTSGVNCLMASPDSLDAWVEALEQLRDPILRANLASAAKKEFLAKYTWQKRAETVVSACPDTVLLGS; this is translated from the coding sequence GTGAAAATAGTCTATATCAGTTCGTCATTTTTGCCCTCTTCTACAGCAAATAGTGTCCATGTTATGCGGATGTGTGATGCTTTTGTGAGTAATGGGCATGAAGTTTTATTGTTGGCGAGAAAACCGTCCAAGGCAGATGAGGTCGCTTGTTCTGATATTTATGAATTTTATGGTGTTAAGTCTAGATTTCCGATTGAATTCTATTGGTACAACGAGAGTCGGCAGAGTAGATGTCGCCACTTGGGTGGAACTGTTGCGTCTGCGGCGAGCATTGCTTTTAAGCTTTTTCGCTCCAGGCCTGATCTAGTCTTTGGCCGTGATCCGTATGGTTGCCATGTGGCAGCGACTTTAGGATATCCTGTTATTTATGAGACTCATTGGGTTCTTCATTCTGATTCGATCATTGATCGATATATTATGAATCGTTTGGCTAACCACAAGAATATTAAACGTTTTGTTGTGATTTCTGAAGCTCTCGCTACACAGGTTGTCAAGGGAGATCATCCCGTGAGCAGGGAGAAACTGTTAGTGGCCCCCGATGGCGCGGATATAGTCCAAGATGATCGATTGCCGGAGTTTTGGCCAGGACGTCGATCAGCTTTGCAGGTTGGATATGTGGGGGGGCTCTATCGGGGGCGTGGGATTTCAATGATGCTGGAAATGGCTCGGCGATTACCTGATTACGATTTTCATTTCGTGGGTGGTTCCCAGGATGACATTGCCAAGCATACTGTTCGGGGCATGAAAAATGTTTTTTTTCATGGGTATGTCGCGCCTGGGGAAGTGTATTCTTATCGTAATAAATGCGACATATTGTTGGCTCCATATCAGAAAAAAGTCTCAGTTGCTGGTGGCTTAGGAGATACTAGTGGAGTTATGTCACCCCTTAAAGTCTTTGAGTATATGTCAAGCGGTCGGGCTATGCTTGTCTCAGATATGCCTGTCTTGCATGAGGTGCTCACTTCAGGAGTCAATTGCCTTATGGCTTCTCCTGATTCGTTAGATGCATGGGTTGAGGCTTTAGAACAATTACGTGATCCTATACTTCGTGCTAATTTGGCTTCTGCCGCCAAAAAAGAATTTCTTGCTAAATATACATGGCAAAAACGGGCAGAAACAGTTGTTTCGGCTTGTCCTGATACTGTATTGTTGGGCAGTTAA